The Acropora muricata isolate sample 2 chromosome 5, ASM3666990v1, whole genome shotgun sequence genome includes a window with the following:
- the LOC136917862 gene encoding uncharacterized protein isoform X1 has product MPPRANDNENSHLEKETEDPQVVSVNETERDVRDAVLRVESSTERSPQDLDQNDVAPQPQALEVHHQLREKTPTTDFCDHSVPTPFPGFMVLIFLLMKKLPGGNIALYRLYIIPYEAYRLMREICQESQDGQVRQLSFFVNHSRMQEYHNFFLENNEKITVGFKITNPAQQNFRGWEEGCHQFDSFQIRSQSQNRMGDRVCKASFCVQYRGEDDELCQEQGEITLTYNSNPAMRMTLLFSISNYVQY; this is encoded by the exons ATGCCACCGAGAGCCAACGATAACGAAAATTCACATCTTGAAAAGGAGACAGAGGATCCACAAGTGGTTTCTGTTAACGAAACAGAAAGGGATGTCCGAGATGCTGTACTGCGTGTCGAATCGTCTACTGAGCGTTCTCCTCAAGATCTAGATCAAAATGACGTCGCTCCTCAACCACAAGCGCTCGAGGTTCACCATCAATTGCGAGAAAAAACACCCACGACTG ATTTTTGCGACCACTCAGTGCCAACACCATTCCCTGGATTCatggtcctgatatttctcttGATGAAAAAGCTTCCTGGTGGAAACATAGCACTTTACAGACTTTACATCATTCCATACGAAGCATATCGG CTTATGAGAGAAATATGTCAAGAATCACAGGATGGTCAAGTCAGACAGTTATCCTTTTTTGTAAATCACTCAAGAATGCAGGAGTACCACAATTTTTTCctggaaaacaatgaaaagataACAGTTGGTTTTAAAATAACCAACCCTGCTCAGCAGAACTTTCGTGGATGGGAGGAAGGCTGCCATCAATTT GATAGCTTTCAGATTCGCTCTCAGAGCCAAAATAGGATGGGCGATAGGGTATGCAAGGCAAGTTTTTGTGTGCAGTACCGAGGTGAAGATGACGAACTGTGTCAAGAGCAAGGTGAAATTACACTCACCTATAACTCAAATCCAGCCATGCGCATGACCTTGCTGTTCTCCATATCTAACTACGTACAGTACTAA
- the LOC136917862 gene encoding uncharacterized protein isoform X2 — protein sequence MPPRANDNENSHLEKETEDPQVVSVNETERDVRDAVLRVESSTERSPQDLDQNDVAPQPQALEVHHQLREKTPTTDFCDHSVPTPFPGFMVLIFLLMKKLPGGNIALYRLYIIPYEAYRLMREICQESQDGQVRQLSFFVNHSRMQEYHNFFLENNEKITVGFKITNPAQQNFRGWEEGCHQFSPVNMSGQTQHSPVKTSNLPDKCPMSGANLQACTSNLG from the exons ATGCCACCGAGAGCCAACGATAACGAAAATTCACATCTTGAAAAGGAGACAGAGGATCCACAAGTGGTTTCTGTTAACGAAACAGAAAGGGATGTCCGAGATGCTGTACTGCGTGTCGAATCGTCTACTGAGCGTTCTCCTCAAGATCTAGATCAAAATGACGTCGCTCCTCAACCACAAGCGCTCGAGGTTCACCATCAATTGCGAGAAAAAACACCCACGACTG ATTTTTGCGACCACTCAGTGCCAACACCATTCCCTGGATTCatggtcctgatatttctcttGATGAAAAAGCTTCCTGGTGGAAACATAGCACTTTACAGACTTTACATCATTCCATACGAAGCATATCGG CTTATGAGAGAAATATGTCAAGAATCACAGGATGGTCAAGTCAGACAGTTATCCTTTTTTGTAAATCACTCAAGAATGCAGGAGTACCACAATTTTTTCctggaaaacaatgaaaagataACAGTTGGTTTTAAAATAACCAACCCTGCTCAGCAGAACTTTCGTGGATGGGAGGAAGGCTGCCATCAATTT agcccagtcaacatgtccggtcagactcagcattcgccggtaaaaacctcaaatttgccggacaaatgtccaatgtccggcgctaatttgcaggcctGTACCAGTAACCTTGGGTAA